The following are encoded in a window of Lacinutrix sp. WUR7 genomic DNA:
- the ilvA gene encoding threonine ammonia-lyase: MEETKTTYRPTLEAIEAAAIKLKGIATVTPLIKNARYSKHFGANIFFKREDLQEVRSYKIRGSYNKISSLSATQIENEIVCASAGNHAQGVAISCKLLKIKGTIFMPSPTPNQKVEQVKMFGEDYVDVVLVGDTFDDAYHAAMKQCEALNKTFIHPFNDEKVIEGQATVGLEIIDQAKEHPIHYVFVPVGGGGLAAGLSSVFKILSPQTKIISVEPKGAPAMLTSIRNNRNTELKTIDSFVDGAAVKRVGDLNFAICKETLHRVVTVDEGKVCQTILDLYNKDAIIVEPAGALSLSALEQFSEEIKGKNVVCVISGSNNDITRTAEIKERALLYANLKHYFIVKFPQRSGALRDFVVDILGPNDDITHFEYTKKANRENDVAVVGLELKSHSDLEPLITKMKLHNFYGDYLNDKPDLFQFLV, translated from the coding sequence ATGGAAGAAACCAAAACAACATACAGGCCAACTCTAGAAGCTATAGAAGCTGCTGCTATAAAATTAAAAGGCATCGCAACAGTGACACCTTTAATTAAAAACGCACGTTATTCTAAGCATTTCGGAGCTAATATTTTTTTTAAAAGAGAGGATTTACAAGAAGTACGCTCGTACAAAATTCGTGGGTCTTATAATAAAATCTCTTCTTTGAGTGCTACGCAAATAGAGAATGAAATTGTATGTGCAAGTGCCGGAAATCATGCACAAGGTGTGGCTATTTCGTGTAAACTTCTAAAGATTAAAGGAACCATATTTATGCCTTCTCCTACACCAAATCAAAAGGTGGAACAGGTTAAAATGTTTGGAGAAGACTATGTAGATGTTGTTTTAGTTGGCGATACTTTTGACGATGCTTATCATGCTGCAATGAAACAATGCGAAGCGCTAAATAAAACGTTTATTCATCCTTTTAATGATGAAAAAGTGATTGAAGGGCAGGCAACAGTTGGTTTAGAAATTATCGATCAAGCCAAAGAGCATCCAATTCATTATGTTTTTGTACCGGTTGGTGGTGGCGGATTAGCAGCAGGTTTATCTTCTGTTTTTAAAATTCTATCTCCACAAACAAAAATTATTAGTGTAGAACCAAAAGGCGCGCCAGCAATGTTGACTTCTATTAGAAATAATAGAAATACCGAATTAAAGACTATAGATAGTTTTGTCGATGGTGCAGCGGTGAAACGTGTTGGTGATTTAAATTTCGCAATATGTAAAGAAACCTTGCATCGCGTGGTTACCGTAGATGAAGGTAAAGTGTGTCAAACTATTTTAGATTTATATAATAAAGATGCTATTATTGTAGAACCTGCAGGGGCTTTAAGCCTTTCTGCTTTAGAGCAGTTTTCCGAAGAAATAAAAGGAAAAAATGTAGTCTGCGTAATTAGCGGAAGTAATAACGATATCACACGTACTGCCGAAATTAAGGAACGTGCATTATTATATGCTAATCTAAAACATTATTTTATTGTGAAGTTTCCACAACGTTCGGGAGCTTTAAGAGATTTTGTAGTAGACATTCTTGGTCCAAACGATGATATTACCCATTTTGAATACACTAAAAAAGCAAACCGTGAAAATGACGTCGCTGTGGTAGGATTGGAGCTAAAATCACATTCCGATTTGGAACCTTTAATTACCAAAATGAAACTTCATAATTTCTATGGAGATTACCTAAATGATAAACCAGATTTATTTCAATTCTTAGTTTAA
- the ilvC gene encoding ketol-acid reductoisomerase: MSNYFNTLSFRNQLDQLGKCRFMDASEFEDGVNALKGKKIVIVGCGAQGLNQGLNMRDSGLDISYALRQVAIDEQRDSFKNASGNGFTVGTYQELIPTADLVLNLTPDKQHTNVVKAIMPLMKKGATLSYSHGFNIVEEGTQVREDITVIMVAPKCPGTEVREEYKRGFGVPTLIAVHPENDPENKGWAQAKAYAAATGGHRAGVLQSSFIAEVKSDLMGEQTILCGLLQTGAILSFDKMVAEGVEPGYAGKLIQFGWETITEALKHGGITNMMDRLSNPAKIKAYQLSEELKDIMRPLFEKHMDDIISGHFSKTMMEDWANDDVNLLKWRAATGETAFEKTVLTPDHISEQEYFDHGTLLVAFVKSGVELAYETMVSAGIIADSAYYESLHELPLIANTIARKKLFEMNRVISDTAEYGCYLFDHACKPLLTDFMKTVDTDIIGKSFSATTGVDNIELIAVNDAIRNHPIEAVGKRLRAAMTAMKIIKSDVKTEDSVLA, translated from the coding sequence ATGTCAAATTACTTTAACACATTATCATTTAGAAATCAATTAGATCAATTAGGTAAATGTAGATTCATGGATGCTTCAGAGTTTGAAGATGGTGTAAATGCATTGAAAGGAAAGAAAATTGTAATTGTTGGTTGCGGAGCACAAGGTTTAAACCAAGGATTAAACATGAGAGATTCTGGTTTGGATATTTCCTACGCCTTAAGACAAGTTGCAATTGATGAGCAAAGAGATTCTTTTAAAAATGCATCAGGTAACGGATTTACAGTAGGTACGTACCAAGAGTTAATTCCGACTGCCGATTTAGTTTTAAACTTAACACCAGATAAGCAACATACCAACGTGGTAAAAGCGATAATGCCTTTAATGAAAAAAGGAGCAACATTAAGCTATTCTCACGGATTTAATATTGTAGAAGAAGGTACACAGGTAAGAGAAGATATCACAGTTATTATGGTCGCTCCAAAGTGTCCAGGTACAGAGGTGAGAGAAGAATATAAACGTGGATTTGGTGTGCCAACATTAATTGCTGTGCACCCAGAAAATGATCCGGAAAATAAAGGTTGGGCACAAGCAAAAGCGTATGCTGCTGCAACTGGTGGTCATCGTGCAGGAGTATTACAATCGTCTTTTATTGCGGAAGTGAAAAGTGATTTAATGGGAGAGCAAACTATTTTATGTGGTTTGTTACAAACAGGTGCGATTTTATCTTTTGATAAAATGGTGGCAGAAGGTGTAGAGCCTGGTTATGCTGGGAAATTAATTCAGTTTGGTTGGGAAACCATTACCGAAGCTTTAAAGCATGGTGGAATTACCAATATGATGGATCGTTTATCGAATCCAGCAAAAATAAAAGCATACCAATTATCGGAAGAATTAAAAGATATCATGCGTCCGCTATTTGAAAAGCATATGGACGATATTATTTCGGGTCATTTCTCAAAAACCATGATGGAAGATTGGGCAAATGATGATGTAAACCTTTTAAAATGGAGAGCTGCAACAGGTGAAACTGCTTTTGAAAAAACAGTATTAACACCAGATCATATTTCGGAGCAAGAATATTTTGATCATGGTACGTTATTAGTAGCATTTGTAAAATCAGGTGTGGAATTAGCTTACGAAACTATGGTGAGTGCAGGGATTATTGCAGATTCTGCATACTACGAATCGTTACACGAATTACCATTAATAGCAAATACCATCGCTAGAAAGAAATTATTTGAAATGAACCGAGTGATTTCAGATACTGCAGAATATGGTTGTTATTTATTTGACCATGCCTGTAAACCGTTATTAACAGATTTCATGAAAACGGTAGATACCGATATTATCGGGAAAAGCTTTTCTGCAACAACAGGAGTGGATAATATTGAATTAATTGCAGTGAATGATGCGATTAGAAATCATCCAATCGAAGCAGTTGGAAAACGTTTAAGAGCGGCAATGACTGCAATGAAAATAATAAAATCAGATGTAAAAACGGAAGATTCTGTTTTAGCATAA
- a CDS encoding NADP-dependent glyceraldehyde-3-phosphate dehydrogenase gives MSIPKAYQIQEVLNQKTYLVAGELKPWKGETSQVFSTISSTEDYKPTLLGSIPTLGEKEALEALDAACVAYNKGQGLWPTMKVVDRIACMEKFVAQMKTKREEIVKLLMWEIGKNLPDSQKEFDRTVEYIYDTIEDYKQMDRDSAKFEKNAGVNAHIRRGPLGVVLCLGPYNYPLNETFALLIPALIMGNTAIFKPAKHGVLLISPLLEAFQTSFPKGVVNIIYGRGRTVATPIMQSGKVDVLALIGNSKSANALQNQHPKSNRLRLVLGLEAKNPAIVLKDADLDLAIDECIAGATSFNGQRCTALKVLYVHEDIVEEFNKRFSAKVDALKFGNPWEDGAKLTPLPEPGKPAYIQELIDDATAKGAKIINAKGGETTDNYIFPAVLYPVSKDMRVFQEEQFGPVIPVVPFSDIEEPLDDMAASNYGQQVSLFGQDVKTLAPLIDTLVNLVCRVNLNSSCQRGPDVYPFTGRKDSAVATLSVHDALRSFSIRTFVASKDNEYNNAILKELLDSRASNFVSTDYIL, from the coding sequence ATGAGCATTCCAAAAGCGTATCAAATACAAGAAGTTTTAAACCAAAAAACCTATTTAGTAGCAGGAGAATTGAAACCATGGAAAGGAGAAACATCACAGGTGTTTTCTACCATTTCTTCCACAGAAGATTACAAACCTACTTTGCTAGGAAGTATTCCTACTTTAGGCGAAAAAGAAGCCTTGGAAGCTCTAGATGCAGCTTGCGTTGCGTATAATAAAGGACAAGGTTTATGGCCAACCATGAAAGTGGTAGATCGTATTGCTTGCATGGAAAAGTTTGTCGCTCAAATGAAAACCAAGCGAGAAGAAATCGTGAAGTTACTAATGTGGGAGATTGGTAAAAACTTACCAGATTCTCAAAAGGAATTTGATAGAACCGTAGAATACATTTACGATACTATTGAAGATTATAAACAAATGGATCGCGATAGCGCGAAGTTTGAAAAAAATGCAGGTGTCAACGCGCATATTCGTCGTGGACCTTTAGGTGTAGTTTTGTGTTTAGGACCATATAATTATCCTTTAAATGAAACGTTTGCCTTGTTAATTCCTGCTTTAATTATGGGGAATACAGCCATTTTTAAACCAGCAAAACACGGGGTTTTATTAATTTCACCATTATTGGAGGCTTTTCAAACTAGCTTTCCAAAAGGGGTTGTTAATATTATTTATGGAAGAGGAAGAACCGTTGCAACGCCAATCATGCAATCTGGTAAAGTTGATGTTCTGGCTTTGATAGGAAATAGTAAATCGGCAAATGCATTACAAAATCAGCATCCAAAAAGTAATAGACTTCGTTTGGTTTTAGGTTTAGAAGCTAAAAACCCAGCAATCGTTTTAAAAGATGCCGATTTAGATTTAGCAATAGACGAATGTATTGCAGGTGCAACTTCCTTTAACGGACAACGTTGTACGGCATTAAAAGTTTTATATGTGCATGAAGATATTGTGGAAGAATTCAATAAGCGATTCTCAGCAAAAGTTGATGCGCTTAAATTTGGTAATCCTTGGGAAGATGGCGCTAAATTAACACCATTACCAGAACCAGGTAAACCAGCGTATATTCAAGAATTGATTGATGATGCTACTGCAAAAGGAGCAAAAATCATTAATGCAAAAGGAGGAGAAACTACCGATAATTATATTTTTCCAGCAGTTTTATATCCAGTGTCAAAAGACATGCGTGTTTTTCAAGAAGAGCAATTCGGACCAGTAATTCCAGTGGTTCCTTTTAGTGATATTGAAGAGCCTTTGGATGATATGGCTGCTTCCAATTACGGACAACAAGTAAGTTTGTTTGGTCAGGATGTAAAAACTTTGGCGCCTTTAATAGATACCTTAGTAAACTTAGTGTGTCGTGTTAATTTAAACAGTTCTTGTCAGCGTGGACCAGACGTATATCCGTTTACAGGACGTAAAGATTCTGCAGTTGCAACGTTAAGTGTGCATGATGCATTACGATCTTTTTCTATACGAACTTTTGTAGCTTCTAAAGACAACGAGTATAACAATGCTATTTTAAAAGAATTGTTAGATTCTAGAGCTTCTAATTTTGTGAGTACAGATTATATTTTATAA
- a CDS encoding GNAT family N-acetyltransferase produces MEIVIANKSHSIYADIICNTIADAAQVRGTGIAKRKPEYIITKMENGNAVIALEDENFAGFCYIEQWGHGKFVANSGLIVHPDFRNIGLAKKIKQKIFEHSRTKFPDAKVFSITTGLAVMKMNSDLGYKPVTFSELTDDQSFWNGCQTCKNFDVLTRTEQKMCLCTGMLYDPSKKQATKSAANNHDKKVWTRLKNIKQSMFLKKEKKDE; encoded by the coding sequence ATGGAAATTGTTATTGCGAATAAATCACATAGTATCTATGCAGATATTATTTGTAACACTATTGCAGATGCGGCCCAAGTTAGAGGGACTGGTATTGCAAAACGAAAACCAGAATACATCATTACCAAAATGGAGAATGGTAATGCTGTAATCGCTTTAGAGGACGAAAATTTTGCAGGTTTTTGCTATATCGAACAATGGGGACATGGCAAGTTTGTAGCCAATTCTGGGTTAATTGTACACCCAGATTTTAGAAATATAGGATTAGCTAAAAAGATTAAACAGAAAATATTCGAACATTCTAGAACCAAGTTTCCAGACGCAAAAGTGTTTAGTATTACTACAGGTTTAGCGGTGATGAAAATGAATAGTGATTTAGGGTATAAACCGGTTACGTTTTCCGAATTAACAGATGATCAATCCTTTTGGAATGGTTGTCAGACCTGCAAAAATTTTGATGTGTTAACAAGAACCGAACAGAAAATGTGCTTGTGTACAGGTATGTTGTATGATCCTTCAAAAAAGCAAGCAACAAAATCGGCAGCTAATAATCACGATAAAAAAGTATGGACCAGATTGAAAAATATTAAGCAATCCATGTTCCTTAAAAAAGAAAAGAAAGATGAGTAA
- the ilvN gene encoding acetolactate synthase small subunit, whose translation MSTEKQLFTVSIYTENNIGLLNRISAIFQRRHINIESLNTSPSEIDGVSRFTIVVNMSEDNIKKIIGQIEKQVEVIKAYYHTEDDIIYQESCIFKMRSGLLFDERQIQNIIKESNARIVTVNRDFFVIEKSGRKEEIELLHRELSVFGIMQFTRSGRIAVTKDEMKISTMLQAFQH comes from the coding sequence ATGAGCACAGAAAAACAATTATTTACAGTTTCCATTTATACGGAAAACAATATAGGATTGTTGAATAGAATTTCAGCAATATTCCAAAGAAGACATATAAATATAGAGAGTTTAAATACGTCTCCTTCAGAAATTGATGGCGTTTCTAGATTTACTATTGTAGTAAATATGTCTGAAGATAATATCAAAAAAATTATTGGTCAGATAGAAAAACAAGTCGAGGTTATTAAAGCATATTACCATACCGAAGACGACATTATTTATCAAGAGTCTTGCATCTTTAAAATGAGATCGGGTTTATTGTTTGATGAACGCCAAATTCAGAATATCATTAAAGAAAGCAACGCTAGAATTGTAACCGTAAATCGCGACTTCTTTGTGATTGAAAAATCAGGTCGTAAAGAAGAAATCGAATTATTACATAGAGAATTAAGTGTTTTTGGGATCATGCAATTTACGCGTTCAGGACGTATTGCAGTTACTAAAGACGAAATGAAAATATCAACAATGCTACAAGCATTCCAACATTAA
- the ilvB gene encoding biosynthetic-type acetolactate synthase large subunit encodes MDTKTIKKEVSNTQTTERISGSEAIIKCLLAEGVDILYGYPGGAIMPVYDELYKYQDQIHHVLTRHEQGATHAAQGYARISGKVGVAIATSGPGATNLITGIADAQIDSTPMVCITGQVSSHLLGSDAFQETDIVGISTPVTKWNCQITKASQIPEAMAKAFYIAKSGRPGPVLVDITKDAQFEEFDFKYEKCKGVRSYNPIPKLDPTSVAAAAKLINAAKKPMIVWGQGVSLGQAEAQFKAVVEKAGIPSAWTILGAGAIPTSHPLNIGMVGMHGNYAPNVLTNDCDVLIAIGMRFDDRVTGSLSTYAKQAKVIHFEIDPAEIDKNVKTEVAVLGDAKESLAALLPLLEEKTHPEWHQKFKDLYAIEYEKVIKDDLHPTKEGLTMAEVLKEINIQTKGDAAIVSDVGQHQMIACRYANFNKTRSNITSGGLGTMGFGLPAAIGAKMAAPEREVISISGDGGYQMTIQELGTIFQQKVPVKIVVLNNEFLGMVRQWQQLFFEKRYASTEMTNPDFVAIAKGYSIEAQKVTKREELKDAVAKMINTDGPYFLEVCVEKEGNVFPMIPTGASVSEVRLE; translated from the coding sequence ATGGATACAAAAACAATAAAAAAAGAAGTTAGCAACACGCAAACTACAGAACGTATTTCTGGTAGTGAAGCCATCATAAAATGTTTGTTAGCAGAAGGTGTAGATATCCTTTATGGTTATCCAGGAGGAGCTATAATGCCGGTTTACGACGAGCTTTATAAATACCAAGATCAAATTCATCACGTATTAACACGTCATGAACAAGGAGCAACACACGCTGCACAAGGGTATGCACGTATATCTGGAAAAGTGGGAGTTGCCATTGCAACCTCAGGACCAGGAGCTACCAATTTAATTACTGGTATTGCAGATGCCCAAATAGACAGTACACCAATGGTTTGTATTACTGGGCAAGTGTCTTCGCATTTATTGGGAAGTGATGCTTTTCAGGAAACAGATATTGTTGGTATTTCTACACCAGTTACCAAATGGAATTGTCAAATAACCAAAGCTTCACAAATTCCGGAAGCGATGGCTAAAGCTTTTTATATTGCAAAAAGTGGTCGTCCAGGTCCCGTTTTAGTAGATATTACTAAAGATGCGCAGTTTGAAGAATTCGATTTTAAATATGAAAAATGTAAAGGCGTAAGAAGTTATAATCCGATTCCTAAATTAGATCCAACTTCGGTTGCAGCTGCTGCAAAACTTATTAATGCAGCTAAAAAACCAATGATAGTTTGGGGACAAGGTGTTTCTTTAGGTCAGGCAGAAGCGCAATTTAAAGCAGTAGTTGAAAAAGCAGGAATTCCTTCCGCTTGGACTATTTTAGGTGCCGGAGCTATTCCAACATCGCATCCTTTAAATATTGGTATGGTCGGTATGCATGGTAATTATGCGCCAAATGTTTTAACCAATGATTGTGATGTGTTAATTGCCATCGGTATGCGTTTTGACGATCGTGTAACAGGAAGTTTATCGACATATGCAAAACAGGCAAAAGTGATTCATTTTGAAATTGATCCAGCCGAAATAGATAAAAACGTAAAAACGGAAGTAGCAGTTTTAGGGGATGCAAAAGAAAGTTTAGCTGCCTTATTACCGCTTTTAGAAGAAAAAACACATCCAGAATGGCATCAAAAATTTAAGGATTTATATGCTATTGAATATGAAAAAGTAATAAAAGACGATTTACATCCTACCAAGGAAGGATTAACCATGGCGGAGGTGTTAAAAGAAATTAATATCCAAACCAAAGGGGATGCTGCTATTGTTAGTGATGTTGGTCAGCATCAAATGATCGCTTGTCGTTATGCTAATTTCAACAAAACGAGAAGTAATATTACGTCTGGTGGATTAGGTACTATGGGCTTTGGTCTTCCTGCTGCAATTGGAGCAAAAATGGCAGCTCCAGAACGAGAAGTGATTTCAATTTCTGGGGATGGTGGTTACCAAATGACTATTCAAGAATTAGGAACCATTTTTCAGCAAAAAGTACCCGTTAAAATTGTAGTATTAAATAATGAGTTTTTAGGTATGGTTAGACAGTGGCAGCAATTGTTTTTTGAAAAGCGATATGCGTCTACCGAAATGACAAACCCAGATTTTGTTGCTATTGCAAAAGGTTATTCTATAGAAGCTCAAAAAGTAACAAAACGTGAAGAGCTTAAGGATGCAGTAGCAAAAATGATAAACACAGACGGACCTTATTTTTTAGAGGTTTGTGTAGAAAAAGAAGGAAATGTATTTCCTATGATACCAACAGGAGCGTCCGTTTCCGAAGTAAGATTAGAGTAA
- a CDS encoding argininosuccinate synthase, which produces MSKKLVIAYSGGLDTSYCAVSLSKAGYDVHAVSVNTGGFSEEEIKTIEANAYKMGVSTYKNIDAIASYYDKVIKYLIFGNVLKNNTYPLSVSAERIIQAIEIIEYAKSIDAEYIAHGSTGAGNDQVRFDMIFQTLAPHIEIITPIRDGSLTRQQEIDYLKENGIEASWEKAKYSVNKGLWGTSVGGEETLTSDKPLPETAYPSQLKHAEEEKVTLTFLKGELVAVNGIKNNPEINIEVLNNLASAYAIGRDIHVGDTIVGIKGRVGFEAAAALVIIKAHHLLEKHTLTKWQLQHKDYMSNFYGMHLHEGQYLDPVMRDMEAFLQSSQDKVSGDVFVTLKPYHFTVDGISSKHDLMHAKFGSYGEENKGWTAEEAKGFIKIVGNQNKIYQQVNS; this is translated from the coding sequence ATGAGTAAAAAATTAGTCATAGCATATAGTGGTGGATTAGATACATCCTATTGCGCAGTAAGTTTAAGTAAAGCAGGATATGATGTACATGCGGTTAGTGTAAATACTGGTGGTTTTTCGGAAGAAGAAATAAAAACCATTGAAGCCAATGCCTACAAAATGGGCGTTTCTACCTATAAAAACATCGACGCTATTGCATCGTATTATGATAAAGTGATTAAGTATTTAATCTTCGGAAATGTACTTAAAAACAATACTTATCCTTTGTCTGTAAGCGCAGAACGAATTATTCAAGCCATCGAAATTATTGAATATGCAAAAAGTATTGATGCCGAATATATCGCACACGGAAGCACAGGAGCAGGAAATGATCAAGTACGTTTTGATATGATTTTTCAAACCTTAGCACCACATATTGAAATTATCACGCCAATTAGAGATGGAAGTTTAACTAGGCAACAAGAGATTGATTATCTTAAGGAAAACGGTATTGAAGCATCTTGGGAAAAGGCAAAGTATTCTGTTAATAAAGGGCTTTGGGGAACCAGTGTTGGTGGTGAAGAAACATTAACATCAGACAAGCCATTACCTGAAACCGCTTATCCTTCGCAATTAAAACATGCGGAAGAAGAAAAGGTGACATTAACTTTTTTAAAAGGGGAATTGGTTGCTGTAAACGGAATTAAAAACAATCCGGAAATCAATATTGAAGTCCTAAATAATCTGGCTTCTGCCTACGCTATTGGTAGAGATATTCATGTAGGAGATACTATTGTAGGTATAAAAGGACGTGTTGGTTTTGAAGCTGCAGCTGCTTTGGTGATTATAAAAGCTCACCATTTATTAGAAAAGCACACCTTGACCAAATGGCAATTACAACACAAGGATTATATGTCTAATTTCTACGGCATGCATTTGCATGAAGGACAATATTTAGATCCTGTAATGCGTGACATGGAAGCTTTTTTACAAAGTAGTCAAGATAAAGTTTCGGGAGATGTTTTTGTAACGCTAAAACCTTATCACTTTACTGTAGACGGAATTTCTTCTAAGCACGATTTAATGCATGCAAAGTTTGGAAGTTATGGCGAAGAAAATAAAGGTTGGACTGCGGAAGAAGCTAAAGGTTTTATCAAAATAGTTGGTAACCAAAACAAAATATATCAACAAGTAAATAGCTAA
- the argC gene encoding N-acetyl-gamma-glutamyl-phosphate reductase has protein sequence MKKLEIGIIGGAGYTAGELIRLLLNHSKVNINFIYSTSNAGNKIAKVHQDLIGSTDLVFTNAINPKIDVLFLCLGHGNSKAFLEENTFSAETKIIDLSNDFRLTNDAVFEGKTFVYGLPELNKEAIKKANYIANPGCFATAIQLALLPLAKVEVLQSDVHVNAVTGATGAGTSLSATTHFTWRDNNFSHYKAFTHQHLGEINQSVKILQSDFSSEINFMPNRGDFSRGIFATMYTKYNGSLEDAKALYNAFYKDAAFTVVSDDEIHLKQVVNTNKCILHLHKHDDKLLVTSIIDNLLKGASGQAIQNMNLMFGFEETEGLKLKANYF, from the coding sequence ATGAAAAAATTAGAAATAGGAATCATTGGAGGAGCAGGTTACACAGCAGGAGAATTGATTAGATTGTTGTTAAATCATTCCAAAGTAAATATCAATTTTATTTACAGTACTTCTAATGCTGGCAACAAAATAGCTAAAGTACACCAAGATTTAATTGGTAGTACAGATTTGGTATTTACCAATGCAATTAATCCAAAAATAGATGTGTTGTTTTTGTGTTTGGGTCATGGTAATTCTAAAGCGTTTTTAGAGGAAAACACCTTTTCTGCGGAAACTAAAATCATTGATTTAAGTAATGATTTTAGATTAACAAACGATGCCGTTTTTGAAGGTAAGACTTTTGTTTATGGATTGCCGGAATTGAATAAGGAAGCGATTAAAAAAGCGAATTACATTGCGAATCCAGGTTGTTTTGCAACCGCGATTCAGTTAGCATTATTGCCTTTAGCGAAAGTCGAAGTTTTACAAAGCGATGTACATGTGAATGCGGTTACAGGAGCAACAGGAGCAGGGACGTCCTTATCCGCTACCACGCATTTTACGTGGCGAGATAATAATTTCTCACATTATAAAGCATTTACGCATCAGCATTTAGGAGAGATTAATCAGTCGGTAAAAATATTGCAATCTGATTTTAGTTCGGAGATCAACTTTATGCCAAATCGCGGTGATTTTTCTAGAGGAATTTTCGCAACCATGTACACAAAGTACAATGGAAGCTTGGAAGACGCAAAAGCATTGTATAACGCATTTTATAAAGATGCTGCATTTACTGTGGTTTCCGATGATGAGATTCATTTAAAACAAGTAGTTAATACCAATAAGTGCATCCTTCATTTACATAAACATGACGATAAATTATTGGTGACAAGTATCATTGATAATTTATTAAAAGGAGCTTCGGGACAAGCCATTCAAAATATGAACTTAATGTTTGGTTTTGAAGAAACAGAAGGTTTAAAATTGAAGGCGAATTACTTTTAA
- the proC gene encoding pyrroline-5-carboxylate reductase — MKIAIIGTGNLGKSIAKGLITNNAITTLYLTKRNLEDIQEFDGYKNVYLTTDNAEAVAKSDILIFAVQPAHFEGILKDIKDDLTEKHVLISTITGFLIPKMEEIVGADKFIIRAMPNTAIAVGKSMTCLCSNEQGAKRLKIAEAIFNRLGHSLSIPESQMQAATVVCASGVAFWMRLIRATTQAAIQLGFDAKEAQELAMYTSEGAASLLITNGNHPEEEIDRVTTPKGCTIEGLNEMEHKGLSSSLIQGMIASFNKISNIKKEQM; from the coding sequence ATGAAAATAGCAATTATAGGAACAGGAAACTTAGGGAAATCCATCGCAAAAGGATTGATAACCAACAATGCGATTACTACTTTGTATCTAACGAAAAGAAATCTAGAAGACATTCAAGAATTTGATGGGTATAAAAATGTGTATTTAACTACAGATAATGCGGAAGCTGTTGCAAAATCGGATATCTTAATTTTTGCTGTGCAACCAGCACATTTTGAAGGAATTTTAAAGGATATAAAAGATGATTTAACAGAAAAGCATGTTTTAATTTCAACCATTACTGGTTTCTTAATTCCTAAGATGGAAGAGATAGTTGGTGCAGATAAATTTATCATTCGAGCTATGCCAAATACAGCAATTGCGGTAGGTAAATCGATGACCTGTTTATGTAGTAATGAGCAAGGTGCAAAACGTCTTAAAATTGCCGAAGCTATTTTTAACCGATTAGGACATTCGTTGAGTATTCCTGAAAGTCAGATGCAAGCAGCAACCGTAGTATGTGCAAGTGGTGTTGCCTTTTGGATGCGTTTAATTAGAGCAACCACGCAAGCAGCTATTCAGTTAGGTTTTGATGCCAAAGAAGCACAAGAATTAGCCATGTATACTAGTGAAGGAGCTGCAAGTTTATTGATTACCAATGGGAATCATCCGGAGGAAGAAATCGACAGAGTAACTACGCCAAAAGGTTGTACGATTGAAGGTTTAAATGAAATGGAACATAAAGGATTGAGTTCTTCTTTAATACAAGGAATGATTGCTTCGTTTAACAAAATTAGCAACATTAAAAAAGAGCAGATGTAA